One window from the genome of Maylandia zebra isolate NMK-2024a linkage group LG18, Mzebra_GT3a, whole genome shotgun sequence encodes:
- the LOC101476082 gene encoding NAD-dependent protein deacylase sirtuin-5, mitochondrial isoform X1, protein MTMLLRNRAVVALGLRMCSSHVTKGPLADAVKHSSDMSEFREVFSKAKHIAIITGAGVSAESGVPTFRGKNEKWRKWLSQDLATPEAFSRDPSRVWEFYHYRRELVMNKKPSAVHLALAECEARLKKQGRSVVIITQCIDDLHRQAGSKHVLNVHGSLMETRCMSCGHVSVNKRSPICAPLKNKGDPGPDVPDAQIPVDKLPRCEERECNGLLRPNVVFFGETLDSHILTKVEKEIETCDLCLVVGASSIVYPAAMFGPRIASRGVPVAEFNIHTTPKSEYFMYHFQGPCGTTLPQVLAQHESEVF, encoded by the exons A TGACAATGCTTCTCCGAAATCGAGCTGTCGTTGCTCTTGGGCTTCGAATGTGCTCCTCTCATGTGACCAAAGGACCGCTGGCTGATGCAGTGAAACACAGCTCAG ACATGTCTGAATTCCGTGAGGTGTTTTCCAAAGCCAAGCACATAGCCATCATAACAGGAGCTGGTGTAAGCGCAGAGAGCGGAGTACCAACCTTTCGTGGAAAGAATGAGAAGTGGAGGAAGTGGCTGTCTCAG GACCTTGCAACGCCAGAGGCCTTCTCTCGCGACCCGTCTCGAGTCTGGGAGTTCTACCATTACAGAAGGGAGCTTGTGATGAACAAGAAGCCCAGCGCTGTCCATTTGGCTTTAGCAGAATGCGAGGCTCGGCTGAAGAAGCAGGGACGCTCTGTGGTCATCATCACTCAGTGCATAGATGACCTGCACCGTCAGGCTGGGTCCAAACATGTGCTCAACGTTCACG GCAGTCTGATGGAGACGCGCTGTATGAGTTGCGGTCATGTGTCAGTGAACAAGAGAAGCCCCATATGTGCtcccttaaaaaacaaagg TGACCCTGGCCCAGATGTTCCTGATGCCCAGATTCCTGTGGATAAGCTGCCAAG GTGTGAAGAAAGAGAGTGTAATGGTCTTCTGAGGCCCAATGTGGTGTTTTTTGGGGAGACGCTGGACTCTCACATTCTTACCAAGGTGGAAAAAGAAATTGAAACCTGTGATCTTTGTCTCGTG GTGGGAGCATCTTCTATTGTTTACCCAGCAGCCATGTTTGGCCCTCGTATTGCATCCAGAGGTGTTCCAGTGGCGGAGTTTAATATACATACAACACCGAAATCAGAATATTTCAT GTACCATTTCCAGGGTCCATGTGGAACTACACTGCCTCAAGTTTTGGCACAACATGAGTCagaggttttttaa
- the LOC101476082 gene encoding NAD-dependent protein deacylase sirtuin-5, mitochondrial isoform X2: MLLRNRAVVALGLRMCSSHVTKGPLADAVKHSSDMSEFREVFSKAKHIAIITGAGVSAESGVPTFRGKNEKWRKWLSQDLATPEAFSRDPSRVWEFYHYRRELVMNKKPSAVHLALAECEARLKKQGRSVVIITQCIDDLHRQAGSKHVLNVHGSLMETRCMSCGHVSVNKRSPICAPLKNKGDPGPDVPDAQIPVDKLPRCEERECNGLLRPNVVFFGETLDSHILTKVEKEIETCDLCLVVGASSIVYPAAMFGPRIASRGVPVAEFNIHTTPKSEYFMYHFQGPCGTTLPQVLAQHESEVF; this comes from the exons ATGCTTCTCCGAAATCGAGCTGTCGTTGCTCTTGGGCTTCGAATGTGCTCCTCTCATGTGACCAAAGGACCGCTGGCTGATGCAGTGAAACACAGCTCAG ACATGTCTGAATTCCGTGAGGTGTTTTCCAAAGCCAAGCACATAGCCATCATAACAGGAGCTGGTGTAAGCGCAGAGAGCGGAGTACCAACCTTTCGTGGAAAGAATGAGAAGTGGAGGAAGTGGCTGTCTCAG GACCTTGCAACGCCAGAGGCCTTCTCTCGCGACCCGTCTCGAGTCTGGGAGTTCTACCATTACAGAAGGGAGCTTGTGATGAACAAGAAGCCCAGCGCTGTCCATTTGGCTTTAGCAGAATGCGAGGCTCGGCTGAAGAAGCAGGGACGCTCTGTGGTCATCATCACTCAGTGCATAGATGACCTGCACCGTCAGGCTGGGTCCAAACATGTGCTCAACGTTCACG GCAGTCTGATGGAGACGCGCTGTATGAGTTGCGGTCATGTGTCAGTGAACAAGAGAAGCCCCATATGTGCtcccttaaaaaacaaagg TGACCCTGGCCCAGATGTTCCTGATGCCCAGATTCCTGTGGATAAGCTGCCAAG GTGTGAAGAAAGAGAGTGTAATGGTCTTCTGAGGCCCAATGTGGTGTTTTTTGGGGAGACGCTGGACTCTCACATTCTTACCAAGGTGGAAAAAGAAATTGAAACCTGTGATCTTTGTCTCGTG GTGGGAGCATCTTCTATTGTTTACCCAGCAGCCATGTTTGGCCCTCGTATTGCATCCAGAGGTGTTCCAGTGGCGGAGTTTAATATACATACAACACCGAAATCAGAATATTTCAT GTACCATTTCCAGGGTCCATGTGGAACTACACTGCCTCAAGTTTTGGCACAACATGAGTCagaggttttttaa